One Sphingomicrobium marinum genomic window carries:
- a CDS encoding YybH family protein — MTIIKIAALAASVSLLPLPAHAQDHSAHKEHGADAMAHDHHAMMHRGAIETLKAYRAALVGLDADAMTALFADDSRVFENGKDEGTFANYLDHHIGPELDAIETFTFTDPTLDVEVMGHMAIGRETYRYDIKLKDGREIARDGVATSVLKHDAHGWKIVRYHSSSRPVRD, encoded by the coding sequence ATGACCATCATCAAAATTGCCGCACTGGCCGCTTCGGTCTCGTTGCTGCCACTGCCCGCCCATGCGCAAGACCATAGCGCGCACAAGGAACATGGCGCCGATGCGATGGCGCACGATCATCATGCGATGATGCACCGCGGTGCAATCGAAACGCTGAAGGCGTATCGAGCGGCGCTGGTTGGGCTGGATGCCGATGCGATGACCGCGCTCTTTGCAGACGACAGTCGCGTTTTCGAAAACGGCAAGGATGAAGGCACCTTTGCCAACTATCTCGACCATCATATCGGTCCCGAACTCGATGCGATCGAGACATTCACCTTCACCGATCCGACACTCGATGTCGAGGTAATGGGCCACATGGCGATCGGACGCGAGACCTATCGCTACGATATCAAGTTGAAGGACGGCCGCGAAATCGCGCGTGACGGCGTAGCCACCTCGGTTCTTAAACACGACGCCCACGGGTGGAAGATCGTCCGCTACCACAGTTCCTCCCGGCCGGTGCGCGACTAG
- the pnp gene encoding polyribonucleotide nucleotidyltransferase has product MFDVKTVEIELGNETLKLETGRIARQADGAVLATLGETVVLCAVTAARSVKEGQDFFPLTVHYQEKYSAAGRIPGGFFKREARATEKETLTSRLIDRPIRPLFPEGFYNEINVIAQVLSYDGVNEPDIVAMIAASAALTISGVPFMGPIGAARVGFKDGEYILNPTVADIFEDGGRLDLVVAATRDAVMMVESEAKELTEDEMLGAVMFAHEASKKVADAIIQLAEQAAKEPWELDAVDDKSAKLETLRGVIGDDLAKAYKITDKGDRQDAINAAREKAREHFADLQESDPAEYLGTLKLVKKLESDIVRKAILKDGQRIDGRKVDEVRPIEAMVGLLPRTHGSALFTRGETQAICTTTLGTKDAEQMIDGLEGLSYNPFMLHYNFPPYSVGEVGRFGFTGRREIGHGKLAWRALHPVMPDHEEFPYTIRVLSDITESNGSSSMATVCGGCLSMMDAGVPLKAPVSGIAMGLILEGDDFTVLSDILGDEDHLGDMDFKVAGTADGITSLQMDIKVAGITKEIMETALAQAKGGRDHILGEMAKALDHSRGEVSKHAPRIETMQINKDKIRDVIGTGGKVIREIVAETGAKVDIDDEGIIKISSSDGDEIAAAKAWIEGIVAEPEVGKIYTGKVANIVDFGAFVTFMPGKDGLVHVSEIKNERVEKVTDELSEGQEVKVKLLEVDQRGKVRLSMRVVDQETGDELEDTRPPREKGPRRDGGRGGRDGGRGPRGGGRDGGRGRGPRRDRNDSDKGGDKGGDDGHMPAFLTDDE; this is encoded by the coding sequence ATGTTTGATGTGAAAACTGTAGAAATCGAACTTGGCAACGAAACGCTCAAGCTCGAAACGGGCAGGATTGCCCGCCAGGCTGACGGCGCCGTGCTGGCGACCCTCGGCGAAACCGTCGTTCTTTGCGCCGTCACGGCCGCTAGGAGCGTCAAGGAAGGGCAGGATTTCTTCCCGCTCACCGTCCACTACCAGGAAAAATATTCGGCCGCGGGTCGCATTCCGGGTGGCTTCTTCAAGCGCGAAGCGCGTGCCACCGAAAAGGAAACGCTGACCAGCCGCCTCATCGACCGTCCGATCCGTCCCCTCTTCCCCGAGGGCTTTTACAACGAGATCAACGTCATCGCCCAGGTCCTGAGCTATGACGGCGTCAACGAGCCCGACATCGTCGCGATGATCGCGGCATCGGCTGCGCTGACCATCTCGGGCGTGCCCTTCATGGGCCCGATCGGCGCCGCGCGCGTCGGTTTCAAGGATGGCGAATACATCCTCAACCCGACCGTTGCCGACATCTTCGAAGATGGCGGCCGCCTCGATCTCGTCGTCGCCGCCACGCGCGATGCCGTGATGATGGTGGAATCGGAAGCCAAGGAACTGACCGAAGACGAAATGCTCGGTGCGGTAATGTTCGCGCATGAAGCGTCCAAGAAGGTCGCCGACGCGATCATCCAGCTGGCCGAACAGGCTGCCAAGGAGCCGTGGGAACTCGATGCGGTCGACGACAAGTCGGCCAAGCTCGAAACGCTTCGCGGTGTCATCGGTGACGATCTCGCCAAGGCCTACAAGATCACCGACAAGGGCGATCGCCAGGATGCGATCAACGCGGCGCGTGAAAAGGCCCGCGAACATTTCGCCGACCTCCAGGAAAGCGATCCGGCCGAATATCTCGGGACCCTCAAGCTCGTGAAGAAGCTCGAAAGCGACATCGTGCGCAAGGCGATCCTCAAGGACGGCCAGCGTATCGACGGTCGTAAGGTGGACGAAGTCCGCCCGATCGAAGCCATGGTCGGCCTCCTGCCGCGTACCCATGGTTCGGCGCTCTTCACCCGCGGTGAAACGCAGGCGATCTGCACCACCACGCTGGGCACCAAGGATGCCGAGCAGATGATCGATGGCCTCGAAGGGCTGAGCTACAATCCCTTCATGCTGCACTACAACTTCCCGCCTTATTCGGTCGGCGAAGTAGGCCGTTTTGGTTTTACCGGTCGCCGCGAAATCGGCCACGGCAAGCTCGCCTGGCGCGCGCTGCACCCGGTCATGCCCGATCACGAAGAGTTCCCCTATACCATCCGTGTCCTGTCGGACATCACCGAGTCCAACGGTTCTTCCTCGATGGCGACCGTCTGCGGCGGCTGCCTGTCGATGATGGATGCCGGCGTGCCGTTGAAGGCACCGGTTTCGGGCATTGCGATGGGCCTGATCCTCGAAGGCGACGACTTCACGGTCCTCTCCGACATCCTGGGTGACGAAGATCACCTCGGCGACATGGACTTCAAGGTCGCGGGTACTGCCGATGGCATCACCTCGCTTCAGATGGACATCAAGGTTGCCGGCATCACCAAGGAGATCATGGAAACCGCGCTCGCGCAGGCGAAGGGCGGCCGTGACCATATCCTCGGCGAAATGGCCAAGGCGCTCGACCACAGCCGTGGTGAAGTGTCCAAGCACGCGCCGCGTATCGAGACGATGCAGATCAACAAGGACAAGATCCGCGACGTCATCGGCACGGGCGGCAAGGTCATCCGCGAAATCGTTGCGGAAACCGGCGCCAAGGTCGACATCGACGATGAAGGCATCATCAAGATTTCTTCGTCCGACGGTGACGAGATTGCTGCCGCCAAGGCGTGGATCGAAGGCATCGTGGCAGAGCCCGAAGTCGGCAAGATCTACACCGGCAAGGTGGCCAACATCGTCGATTTCGGCGCGTTCGTGACCTTCATGCCCGGCAAGGACGGCCTCGTGCACGTTTCGGAAATCAAGAACGAGCGTGTCGAGAAGGTGACCGACGAGCTGAGCGAAGGCCAGGAAGTCAAGGTCAAGCTGCTCGAGGTCGACCAGCGCGGCAAGGTCCGCCTGTCGATGCGCGTTGTCGACCAGGAAACCGGCGACGAGCTCGAAGACACGCGCCCGCCGCGTGAAAAGGGCCCACGTCGTGACGGTGGCCGCGGTGGCCGTGACGGTGGCCGTGGTCCGCGTGGCGGTGGCCGTGATGGCGGCCGTGGCCGCGGCCCGCGCCGCGATCGCAACGACAGCGACAAGGGCGGCGACAAAGGCGGTGACGATGGTCACATGCCCGCCTTCCTGACCGACGACGAATAA
- a CDS encoding DUF305 domain-containing protein yields MSGSTHHGKSSKWPTFFAMIATSIVTMFVLKYSNVWEPNHVYFSQTRMYMALLMGMAMIVIMLGFMWGMYKTLTTKVLVMVGAIIGFALFLWLARSQATVEDEAWMKAMIPHHSIAVLTSSRADISDPRVRELADAIIEAQVREIAEMELLLADIEANGEMGDGTPIAPRSAELTPELLEEAKKVVKRDIGEDAREEVEVGD; encoded by the coding sequence ATGTCCGGTTCGACTCATCACGGCAAATCGAGCAAGTGGCCGACCTTCTTCGCGATGATCGCCACATCGATCGTCACGATGTTCGTGCTCAAATATTCGAATGTTTGGGAACCGAACCACGTCTATTTTAGCCAAACGCGCATGTACATGGCGCTCCTGATGGGGATGGCGATGATCGTCATCATGCTTGGTTTCATGTGGGGCATGTACAAGACGCTTACCACCAAGGTTTTGGTGATGGTCGGCGCCATAATCGGCTTCGCACTATTTCTGTGGTTGGCGCGCAGCCAGGCCACCGTGGAGGACGAAGCCTGGATGAAGGCCATGATCCCGCACCATTCGATTGCCGTGCTCACGTCCAGCCGCGCCGACATCTCGGATCCGCGCGTGCGCGAACTCGCCGATGCGATCATCGAGGCCCAAGTCCGCGAAATCGCGGAAATGGAGCTACTGCTCGCAGATATCGAGGCCAATGGCGAAATGGGCGACGGCACGCCGATCGCGCCGCGCAGCGCCGAGCTCACGCCCGAGTTGCTGGAAGAAGCGAAGAAAGTGGTGAAGCGCGACATCGGCGAAGATGCTCGCGAGGAAGTCGAAGTCGGCGACTAG
- a CDS encoding DUF2231 domain-containing protein — translation MGRYLGWWLLLVYLLGAPALAHPDKPHGGNEAPTEMVMNAAAPEVVAAPSPSVEPLGPLARTGRWMGRLHPAIVHFPLALAPLALLALWLARRRKSFEQTASFMIIAAGITGPVAAAVGWLAAVPAWWDSDPIVAWHRWVGTLLGAALGIFGWVVWKRPATLTKRWLWQSYLVLVILLIIQGWLGGAMIHGLNHLNW, via the coding sequence ATGGGCCGATATCTCGGTTGGTGGCTGCTGCTGGTATACTTGCTGGGTGCCCCCGCCCTCGCCCATCCGGACAAACCGCACGGGGGGAACGAAGCGCCAACGGAAATGGTCATGAACGCAGCGGCGCCCGAAGTCGTCGCGGCGCCTTCGCCTTCGGTCGAACCCTTGGGACCGCTAGCAAGAACCGGCAGATGGATGGGCCGGCTGCACCCGGCGATTGTCCATTTCCCGCTCGCGCTCGCGCCTCTGGCCCTCTTGGCCTTGTGGCTCGCGCGTCGGCGCAAGTCGTTCGAACAGACGGCTAGCTTCATGATCATTGCGGCCGGCATAACCGGTCCCGTTGCCGCCGCGGTCGGCTGGTTGGCAGCGGTACCGGCGTGGTGGGACTCCGATCCGATCGTGGCGTGGCATCGGTGGGTCGGAACGCTGCTTGGCGCCGCGCTCGGTATATTTGGCTGGGTCGTCTGGAAAAGACCCGCCACGCTAACCAAGCGCTGGTTGTGGCAAAGCTATCTGGTTCTTGTCATCCTGCTGATCATACAAGGCTGGCTGGGCGGCGCGATGATCCACGGGTTGAATCACCTGAACTGGTAG